A window from Candidatus Woesearchaeota archaeon encodes these proteins:
- a CDS encoding desulfoferrodoxin: MTKLNEVYKCNVCGNIVEVLHEGAGALVCCAQNMVLKTENTQDAATEKHIPVVNRNGESVEVVVGEVLHPMQDIHYIEFIQVFTDKNTYTAFLKPDDEPKATFCIPEDEEILNVREYCNLHGLWSKK; the protein is encoded by the coding sequence ATGACAAAATTAAATGAAGTCTATAAATGTAATGTGTGTGGAAATATAGTTGAAGTACTACATGAAGGTGCAGGAGCTCTTGTTTGTTGCGCTCAGAATATGGTTTTGAAGACCGAGAATACTCAAGATGCTGCAACAGAAAAACATATCCCTGTTGTTAATAGGAATGGCGAGAGTGTTGAAGTTGTAGTTGGGGAAGTTCTACACCCAATGCAAGATATCCATTATATTGAATTCATACAAGTCTTTACAGATAAGAATACTTATACTGCTTTTTTAAAGCCTGATGATGAACCTAAAGCTACATTTTGTATTCCTGAAGATGAAGAGATTTTAAATGTAAGAGAGTATTGTAATTTACATGGACTTTGGTCTAAAAAATAA